Proteins from a single region of Kiloniellales bacterium:
- a CDS encoding efflux RND transporter permease subunit → METLFFRNRRIVALAVLMILAAGSSALLTVGRQEDPTISNLFATVVTPYPGADPARVEALVTEKVEDELKKIPEIKEIESTSRSGLSFVRVELAWSLSKAEIEQTWSEVRDAIADAAANFPAGVPEPSFDDDRTGAFSAISAISARPGTTANPAILRRYAEILQDRLRTLSGTKLVQLYGARDEEILVTIDPRKLASLGLTVAEVSAAIARADSKVRAGQLRGPAEDLLIEVTGEITSLARIRDVPLREGAAGRILRVSDVATVARAFREPAASLAYADGVPAILVASKMEADLQVDVWMGRVRAILEDFEAELPAGLEHRLLFDQSGYTADRLAFVVINLLIGAGLVLAVLLVTLGWRAALIVASILPLASLMSLAGLQAIGIPVHQMSLTGLIVALGLLVDAGIVMSDEIRKKLDRGAARLQAVGGAVRRLAVPLLASTVTTALAFMPMALLPGPPGDFVGAIAISVIIMLFASLALALTITPALSGWFLKPSGEGGGLLAGGLQLPRLSVAFGRSLALALRFPKLAMLGALILPVIGFGAFPTLKAQFFPGVDRDQFYVQVKLPDGTAIAETERAARRAEAVLRGYPEIRRLHWVIGESAPAFYYNMTTDQDAESSFAEALVTTVSPAATERILPELQRDLDRAIPQARVIVRGLVQGPPVSAPVEIRVFGPDVEVLREIGEEVRAVMVSVPEILQARTQLTGGAPKLALDLDEEKARLSGLDMGAIAGQLEATLEGALGGSLLEASEELPVRVRVGAAGRESFEALRRTDLLGPDAAERARAGAYPGVPLAALGSLRLVPAESPIFRRNGERVNTIQGFTHRQVLPEEALKTVRAKIAESGLVLPHGYHFEVGGDADARSETLTHMLAAAGIIVALTVATIVLTFNSFGLSAIVGVVAVLSMGLSLLALALFQYPFGIMAVIGVIGSIGVSINAAIIILTALQKNPAAMAGETAAIAEAVGAQSRHIFSTTITTFGGFLPLILAGGGFWPPFAMAIAGGVLLSSVVSFYFVPPAFALMARAWRRRRAAAEEVVTLEHEPLPALPRAEAAGLVAAAE, encoded by the coding sequence GTGGAGACGCTGTTCTTCCGTAACCGGCGGATCGTCGCCCTGGCCGTCCTGATGATCCTGGCCGCGGGCTCCTCGGCCCTGCTCACGGTCGGGCGCCAGGAGGACCCGACCATCTCCAACCTCTTCGCGACCGTCGTCACGCCCTACCCGGGCGCCGACCCGGCGCGGGTCGAGGCCCTGGTCACCGAGAAGGTCGAGGACGAGCTGAAGAAGATCCCCGAGATCAAGGAGATCGAGTCGACCTCGCGGAGCGGGCTCTCCTTCGTCCGGGTCGAGCTCGCCTGGAGCCTCTCGAAGGCCGAGATCGAGCAGACCTGGTCCGAGGTGCGCGACGCGATCGCCGACGCCGCGGCCAACTTCCCGGCCGGGGTGCCCGAGCCGAGCTTCGACGACGACCGCACCGGCGCCTTCTCGGCGATCAGCGCGATCTCGGCCCGGCCCGGGACGACGGCCAACCCGGCGATCCTCCGGCGCTACGCCGAGATCCTCCAGGACCGGCTGCGGACGCTCTCGGGGACCAAGCTGGTTCAGCTCTACGGCGCCCGGGACGAGGAGATCCTGGTCACCATCGATCCGCGCAAGCTGGCCTCGCTCGGATTGACCGTGGCGGAGGTGTCGGCCGCCATCGCCCGGGCCGACAGCAAGGTGCGCGCCGGGCAGCTGCGCGGTCCGGCGGAGGACCTGCTGATCGAGGTGACCGGCGAGATCACCTCGCTGGCGCGGATCCGCGACGTGCCGCTGCGCGAGGGCGCGGCCGGACGGATCCTGCGGGTCTCCGACGTCGCGACCGTGGCCAGGGCCTTCCGCGAGCCGGCGGCCAGTCTGGCCTACGCCGACGGCGTGCCGGCGATTCTCGTCGCGTCCAAGATGGAAGCCGACCTCCAGGTCGACGTCTGGATGGGCCGGGTCCGCGCGATCCTGGAGGACTTCGAGGCCGAGCTGCCGGCCGGCCTCGAGCATCGCCTGCTCTTCGACCAGAGCGGCTACACCGCCGACCGCCTGGCCTTCGTCGTCATCAACCTCCTGATCGGCGCCGGCCTTGTGCTGGCCGTCCTGCTGGTGACCCTGGGCTGGCGCGCGGCGCTGATCGTGGCCTCGATCCTGCCGCTCGCCAGCCTGATGTCGCTCGCCGGGCTGCAGGCGATCGGAATCCCGGTCCACCAGATGTCGCTGACCGGCCTGATCGTCGCCCTCGGCCTGCTGGTCGACGCCGGCATCGTCATGTCCGACGAGATCCGCAAGAAGCTCGACCGGGGCGCCGCGCGGCTGCAGGCAGTCGGCGGTGCGGTGCGACGCCTGGCGGTGCCGCTGCTCGCCTCGACCGTGACCACGGCGCTGGCCTTCATGCCCATGGCGCTGCTGCCGGGGCCGCCGGGCGACTTCGTCGGCGCCATCGCGATCTCGGTGATCATCATGCTCTTCGCCTCGCTGGCGCTGGCGCTGACCATCACCCCGGCGCTCTCGGGCTGGTTCCTGAAGCCCTCCGGCGAGGGCGGCGGCCTCCTGGCCGGCGGGCTGCAGCTGCCCCGGCTCAGTGTCGCCTTCGGCCGCTCGCTGGCGCTCGCCCTGCGCTTCCCCAAGCTGGCCATGCTTGGCGCCCTGATCCTGCCGGTCATCGGCTTCGGCGCCTTTCCGACCCTGAAGGCGCAGTTCTTCCCCGGGGTCGACCGCGACCAGTTCTATGTCCAGGTCAAGCTGCCGGACGGGACCGCGATCGCCGAGACCGAGCGGGCCGCCCGCCGGGCCGAGGCGGTCCTGCGCGGCTACCCGGAGATCCGCCGGCTGCACTGGGTGATTGGCGAGAGCGCGCCGGCCTTCTACTACAACATGACCACCGACCAGGACGCCGAATCGAGCTTCGCCGAGGCCCTGGTCACGACCGTCTCGCCGGCCGCGACCGAGCGGATCCTGCCCGAGCTCCAGCGCGACCTGGACCGGGCGATCCCCCAGGCGCGGGTCATCGTGCGCGGCCTGGTCCAGGGCCCGCCGGTCAGCGCCCCGGTCGAGATCCGGGTCTTCGGCCCCGACGTCGAGGTGCTGCGGGAGATCGGCGAGGAGGTCCGCGCGGTCATGGTCTCGGTGCCGGAAATCCTCCAGGCCCGGACGCAGCTGACCGGCGGCGCGCCGAAGCTGGCGCTCGACCTCGACGAGGAGAAGGCTCGGCTTTCGGGCCTCGACATGGGAGCGATCGCGGGCCAGCTCGAGGCGACCCTGGAGGGCGCCCTCGGCGGCTCGCTGCTGGAGGCCAGCGAGGAGCTGCCGGTCCGGGTGCGGGTCGGCGCCGCTGGCCGCGAGTCCTTCGAGGCGCTGCGCCGCACCGACCTCCTGGGCCCGGACGCCGCGGAACGGGCGCGGGCCGGCGCCTATCCCGGCGTGCCGCTGGCCGCGCTGGGCTCGCTGCGCCTGGTCCCGGCCGAGAGCCCGATCTTCCGGCGCAACGGCGAGCGGGTGAACACCATCCAGGGCTTCACCCACCGCCAGGTCCTGCCGGAAGAGGCGCTGAAGACGGTGCGGGCAAAGATTGCCGAAAGCGGCCTCGTCCTGCCGCACGGCTACCACTTCGAGGTCGGCGGCGACGCCGACGCCCGCAGCGAGACCCTGACCCACATGCTGGCCGCGGCGGGCATCATCGTCGCGCTGACCGTCGCGACCATCGTGCTCACCTTCAACTCCTTCGGGCTCTCGGCGATCGTCGGCGTGGTCGCGGTGCTCTCCATGGGGCTCAGCCTGCTGGCCCTGGCGCTCTTCCAGTACCCCTTCGGCATCATGGCGGTGATCGGGGTGATCGGCTCGATCGGCGTCTCGATCAACGCCGCGATCATCATTCTGACCGCGCTGCAGAAGAACCCGGCCGCCATGGCCGGCGAGACGGCGGCGATTGCCGAGGCGGTCGGGGCCCAGAGCCGGCACATCTTCTCGACCACGATCACCACCTTCGGCGGCTTCCTGCCGCTGATCCTGGCCGGAGGCGGCTTCTGGCCGCCTTTCGCCATGGCGATCGCCGGCGGGGTCCTGCTGTCCTCGGTGGTGTCCTTCTACTTCGTGCCTCCGGCCTTCGCCCTGATGGCGCGGGCCTGGAGGCGGCGTCGCGCGGCGGCTGAGGAAGTCGTGACCCTCGAGCACGAGCCTCTGCCGGCGCTGCCCCGGGCCGAAGCGGCGGGCTTGGTCGCGGCGGCGGAATAG
- a CDS encoding efflux RND transporter periplasmic adaptor subunit translates to MTGPGNAARPERGAGALRRGVLLGLTGLGFLGLMGGGIAALHLRAAAEPAVAANPPVRVEARPIRLDDGYRVTERFAGRLEPARETRLAFERAGLVLAVLFEEGDRVARGEVVARLDTAKLEAERDRLRAQRRELQAQEALAEATLERQEALATKGWQTEQRHDEARFGLAEIAAAIERIDAAIASVEVDIGKSVLTAPYAGRIAARSVDEGAVVAAGTPVVELLEAGARQLRVGVSVEAAKGLETGRLYPLDADGRALEGRLIAKRPDLQTGTRTVTVLLEVIGGEAVPFGEVVELLLARRVPSAGAWLPLTALSEGRKGLWSVLTVVERDGRPTVAREAVEILHLDGGRAFVRGTIGAGTLVVLGGTNRIIPGQAVALAAGE, encoded by the coding sequence ATGACCGGGCCGGGAAACGCCGCAAGACCGGAGCGAGGCGCAGGGGCGCTCAGGCGGGGGGTCCTGCTGGGGCTGACCGGCCTCGGCTTCCTCGGCCTCATGGGCGGGGGCATCGCCGCCCTGCACCTGCGGGCGGCGGCCGAGCCGGCGGTGGCGGCCAACCCCCCGGTCAGGGTCGAGGCGCGGCCGATCCGCCTGGACGACGGCTACCGGGTCACCGAGCGCTTCGCCGGCCGCCTGGAGCCGGCCCGGGAGACCCGGCTCGCCTTCGAACGCGCCGGCCTGGTCCTGGCGGTGCTCTTCGAGGAAGGCGACCGGGTGGCGCGGGGCGAGGTCGTCGCCCGCCTGGACACGGCCAAGCTCGAGGCCGAACGGGACCGGCTGCGCGCCCAGCGGCGCGAGCTGCAGGCCCAGGAAGCCCTGGCCGAGGCGACCCTGGAGCGCCAGGAAGCCCTGGCCACCAAGGGCTGGCAGACCGAGCAGCGCCATGACGAGGCCCGCTTCGGCCTGGCCGAGATCGCCGCGGCGATCGAGCGGATCGACGCCGCCATCGCCTCGGTCGAGGTCGACATCGGCAAGTCGGTCCTGACGGCACCCTACGCCGGCCGCATCGCCGCCCGCTCGGTCGACGAGGGCGCGGTGGTCGCGGCCGGCACGCCGGTGGTCGAGCTCCTGGAGGCCGGCGCCCGGCAGCTGCGGGTCGGAGTCTCGGTCGAGGCGGCGAAGGGACTTGAGACCGGCCGGCTCTACCCCCTGGATGCGGACGGGCGCGCTCTGGAGGGCCGCCTGATCGCCAAGCGGCCCGACCTCCAGACCGGCACCCGCACGGTCACCGTCCTGCTCGAGGTGATCGGCGGCGAGGCGGTGCCCTTCGGCGAGGTCGTCGAGCTGCTGCTCGCGCGCCGGGTCCCGAGCGCCGGCGCCTGGCTGCCGCTGACCGCGCTGAGCGAGGGCCGCAAGGGGCTCTGGTCGGTGCTGACGGTGGTCGAGCGCGACGGCAGGCCCACGGTCGCCCGGGAAGCGGTGGAGATCCTGCACCTGGACGGCGGCCGCGCCTTCGTGCGCGGGACCATCGGCGCGGGCACCCTGGTCGTGCTCGGCGGGACCAACCGGATCATCCCGGGCCAGGCGGTCGCGCTGGCGGCCGGGGAGTAG
- a CDS encoding TetR/AcrR family transcriptional regulator, with amino-acid sequence MRASGQTGAAAARQKARYHHGDLREALIAAAYQLVSEAGADGFSLADACRRAGVSTAAPYRHFKDREELLAEVTARGFGALTVDTKAAVEAEDEGSLASIVAMGRAYVAFAAAQPGLFRLMFGQPHLMGEFPKVSETGGECFGYVIAQVRKYCVAHGVERDANEIAIKLWTFVHGASSLLIDGKYEKVTPGLDVTEMIVGATPLLVGHRD; translated from the coding sequence ATGAGGGCATCCGGCCAAACCGGAGCGGCGGCGGCACGCCAGAAGGCCAGGTACCACCATGGCGACCTGCGCGAGGCCCTGATCGCCGCGGCCTACCAGCTGGTCAGCGAGGCCGGTGCGGACGGCTTCTCGCTGGCCGACGCCTGCCGCCGCGCCGGGGTCTCGACCGCGGCGCCCTACCGCCACTTCAAGGACCGGGAGGAGCTGCTGGCCGAGGTCACGGCGCGCGGCTTCGGCGCTCTGACCGTCGACACCAAGGCCGCCGTCGAGGCCGAGGACGAGGGCAGCCTGGCCTCCATCGTCGCCATGGGCCGGGCCTACGTCGCCTTCGCGGCGGCGCAGCCCGGCCTGTTCCGTCTGATGTTCGGCCAGCCGCACCTGATGGGCGAGTTCCCGAAGGTCTCCGAGACCGGCGGCGAATGCTTCGGCTACGTGATCGCGCAGGTCCGGAAATACTGCGTCGCCCACGGGGTCGAGCGGGACGCCAACGAGATCGCGATCAAGCTCTGGACCTTCGTGCACGGCGCGTCGTCGCTGCTGATCGACGGCAAGTACGAGAAGGTGACGCCCGGGCTCGACGTGACCGAGATGATCGTCGGCGCCACCCCTCTGCTGGTCGGCCACCGGGACTGA